The following proteins are encoded in a genomic region of Stegostoma tigrinum isolate sSteTig4 chromosome 2, sSteTig4.hap1, whole genome shotgun sequence:
- the smpd5 gene encoding sphingomyelin phosphodiesterase 5 isoform X1, translating into MVLRESPFPNACVHGLHTAAWGLIFPCFWSLDHMVASCKPTTYEQQQKQEQECYLWPLEVFFRFLMYVTLLVFSVPLALIGFIIWAPLQIVRRPFNYSCVKTPKVYIQEEWMGYGEGKGFSFVEANLCFLPNCLARFNNLSQTQRRAVRIASHISDSVNRPRIKVCVDSPTSVTASFQNSPLTGVKQVSCCVTGTQGPSGSVLAINNLHHIDSSEESSEVDNVHECLDACQSNKDPLDLTVMEGNNQSSTLDEMPPNQPSKQQALSFNSLNSQCEPQKKRNVEDDLPAEISPLFPADVAFVCLLEVFEKRAAAKLKQLLQPAFGHILYDVGVYGFQGCCEFKFFNSGIFLASRYPILDAKFHCFPKIRGEDGLAAKGLLCVKIQVGLTQKGHQIVGYLSCTHLHAVAEDSHIRQSQLSHMIVWINEFQNTSRNVEEKVVFDVLCGDFNFDNCSLEDQLEQQHQLLQIYKDPCCFGPGKEKPGVIGTLLQQRTMYEDSVKNPENLQRALEIEELRKQYLEFPINPAVNTTGSTEPRNVGGGRRIDYLLYREDTVSKEVITELEEFTFITQLAGLTDHLPIGMRLFISMVPEVDDANHGIDDGP; encoded by the exons ATGGTTCTACgtgaatctcctttccccaaTGCCTGTGTCCATGGCTTACACACTGCAGCCTGGGGCTTGATTTTCCCCTGTTTCTGGTCACTGGATCATATGGTAGCATCTTGTAAGCCAACAACTTATGAGCAGCAACAGAAACAAGAGCAAGAGTGCTATCTTTGGCCACTGGAAGTTTTCTTCAGATTTCTTATGTATGTGACTTTGTTGGTATTCTCTGTGCCATTGGCATTAATTGGATTCATCATCTGGGCACCTTTACAAATAGTGAGAAGACCTTTCAATTATTCCTGTGTGAAAACCCCAAAAGTATACATCCAGGAGGAGTGGATGGGATATGGAGAGGGCAAAGGATTTAGCTTTGTGGAGGCAAACTTGTGTTTTCTGCCTAACTGCTTGGCCCGCTTTAACAATCTTTCTCAGACTCAAAGGAGAGCAGTCCGGATTGCCAGCCATATCAGCGATTCTGTCAACCGGCCAAGAATTAAGGTTTGCGTGGATTCTCCAACAAGTGTGACTGCCAGCTTTCAGAACAGCCCCTTGACTGGTGTTAAACAAGTATCCTGCTGTGTGACTGGAACACAAGGACCCAGTGGGTCAGTTCTGGCTATAAACAACCTACACCACATTGATAGCTCAGAGGAGAGCAGTGAAGTAGATAATGTCCACGAATGTTTGGATGCATGTCAAAGCAACAAGGATCCTTTGGATCTTACAGTGATGGAAGGAAACAACCAGTCAAGTACCTTGGATGAGATGCCACCCAACCAGCCCAGCAAGCAGCAAGCTCTGTCTTTCAACTCTCTGAACAGCCAGTGTGAACCTCAGAAAAAGCGAAACGTGGAAGATGATCTACCTGCAGAAATATCTCCGCTCTTTCCTGCTGATGTAGCCTTTGTCTGTCTTCTGGAAGTGTTTGAGAAACGTGCAGCAGCCAAACTGAAGCAACTCCTTCAACCAGCTTTTGGACACATCCTTTATGATGTAGGTGTTTATGGCTTCCAAGGCTGTTGCGAGTTTAAATTCTTCAACAGCGGTATCTTCCTTGCCAGCCGCTATCCCATCCTAGATGCCAAGTTTCATTGCTTTCCTAAGATCCGAGGAGAAGATGGCCTTGCTGCTAAAGGTCTCCTGTGTGTTAAG ATCCAGGTTGGTTTAACTCAGAAAGGCCATCAGATTGTGGGATATCTCAGCTGCACTCACCTGCACGCCGTAGCAG AGGATTCTCACATTCGCCAAAGTCAACTGAGTCATATGATAGTATGGATCAATGAGTTCCAGAATACATCTAGGAACGTGGAAGAGAAGGTCGTGTTTGACGTTCTTTGTGGAGATTTCAATTTTGACAACTGTTCATTAG AAGACCAATTGGAACAGCAGCATCAGCTACTCCAAATATACAAAGACCCCTGCTGTTTTGGACCGGGTAAAGAGAAACCTGGAGTCATCG GTACACTATTACAACAAAGAACCATGTATGAAGATTCAGTGAAGAACCCAGAAAACTTGCAGCG AGCTTTGGAGATTGAAGAATTGAGGAAACAATACCTGGAATTTCCCATCAACCCTGCTGTCAACACCACAGGCAGCACAGAGCCCAGAAATGTAGGAGGTGGACGCAGGATTGATTATTTGCTGTATCGGGAagacactgtttcaaaagaaGTGATTACT GAGCTGGAAGAATTCACCTTTATAACCCAGCTGGCTGGACTAACTGACCATCTTCCTATCGGAATGAGGCTGTTCATTTCCATGGTGCCAGAGGTAGATGATGCAAATCATGGCATTGATGATGGACCTTGA
- the smpd5 gene encoding sphingomyelin phosphodiesterase 5 isoform X2, with the protein MVLRESPFPNACVHGLHTAAWGLIFPCFWSLDHMVASCKPTTYEQQQKQEQECYLWPLEVFFRFLMYVTLLVFSVPLALIGFIIWAPLQIVRRPFNYSCVKTPKVYIQEEWMGYGEGKGFSFVEANLCFLPNCLARFNNLSQTQRRAVRIASHISDSVNRPRIKVCVDSPTSVTASFQNSPLTGVKQVSCCVTGTQGPSGSVLAINNLHHIDSSEESSEVDNVHECLDACQSNKDPLDLTVMEGNNQSSTLDEMPPNQPSKQQALSFNSLNSQCEPQKKRNVEDDLPAEISPLFPADVAFVCLLEVFEKRAAAKLKQLLQPAFGHILYDVGVYGFQGCCEFKFFNSGIFLASRYPILDAKFHCFPKIRGEDGLAAKGLLCVKIQVGLTQKGHQIVGYLSCTHLHAVAEDSHIRQSQLSHMIVWINEFQNTSRNVEEKVVFDVLCGDFNFDNCSLEDQLEQQHQLLQIYKDPCCFGPGKEKPGVIGTLLQQRTMYEDSVKNPENLQRSWKNSPL; encoded by the exons ATGGTTCTACgtgaatctcctttccccaaTGCCTGTGTCCATGGCTTACACACTGCAGCCTGGGGCTTGATTTTCCCCTGTTTCTGGTCACTGGATCATATGGTAGCATCTTGTAAGCCAACAACTTATGAGCAGCAACAGAAACAAGAGCAAGAGTGCTATCTTTGGCCACTGGAAGTTTTCTTCAGATTTCTTATGTATGTGACTTTGTTGGTATTCTCTGTGCCATTGGCATTAATTGGATTCATCATCTGGGCACCTTTACAAATAGTGAGAAGACCTTTCAATTATTCCTGTGTGAAAACCCCAAAAGTATACATCCAGGAGGAGTGGATGGGATATGGAGAGGGCAAAGGATTTAGCTTTGTGGAGGCAAACTTGTGTTTTCTGCCTAACTGCTTGGCCCGCTTTAACAATCTTTCTCAGACTCAAAGGAGAGCAGTCCGGATTGCCAGCCATATCAGCGATTCTGTCAACCGGCCAAGAATTAAGGTTTGCGTGGATTCTCCAACAAGTGTGACTGCCAGCTTTCAGAACAGCCCCTTGACTGGTGTTAAACAAGTATCCTGCTGTGTGACTGGAACACAAGGACCCAGTGGGTCAGTTCTGGCTATAAACAACCTACACCACATTGATAGCTCAGAGGAGAGCAGTGAAGTAGATAATGTCCACGAATGTTTGGATGCATGTCAAAGCAACAAGGATCCTTTGGATCTTACAGTGATGGAAGGAAACAACCAGTCAAGTACCTTGGATGAGATGCCACCCAACCAGCCCAGCAAGCAGCAAGCTCTGTCTTTCAACTCTCTGAACAGCCAGTGTGAACCTCAGAAAAAGCGAAACGTGGAAGATGATCTACCTGCAGAAATATCTCCGCTCTTTCCTGCTGATGTAGCCTTTGTCTGTCTTCTGGAAGTGTTTGAGAAACGTGCAGCAGCCAAACTGAAGCAACTCCTTCAACCAGCTTTTGGACACATCCTTTATGATGTAGGTGTTTATGGCTTCCAAGGCTGTTGCGAGTTTAAATTCTTCAACAGCGGTATCTTCCTTGCCAGCCGCTATCCCATCCTAGATGCCAAGTTTCATTGCTTTCCTAAGATCCGAGGAGAAGATGGCCTTGCTGCTAAAGGTCTCCTGTGTGTTAAG ATCCAGGTTGGTTTAACTCAGAAAGGCCATCAGATTGTGGGATATCTCAGCTGCACTCACCTGCACGCCGTAGCAG AGGATTCTCACATTCGCCAAAGTCAACTGAGTCATATGATAGTATGGATCAATGAGTTCCAGAATACATCTAGGAACGTGGAAGAGAAGGTCGTGTTTGACGTTCTTTGTGGAGATTTCAATTTTGACAACTGTTCATTAG AAGACCAATTGGAACAGCAGCATCAGCTACTCCAAATATACAAAGACCCCTGCTGTTTTGGACCGGGTAAAGAGAAACCTGGAGTCATCG GTACACTATTACAACAAAGAACCATGTATGAAGATTCAGTGAAGAACCCAGAAAACTTGCAGCG GAGCTGGAAGAATTCACCTTTATAA
- the smpd5 gene encoding sphingomyelin phosphodiesterase 5 isoform X3, translating to MVLRESPFPNACVHGLHTAAWGLIFPCFWSLDHMVASCKPTTYEQQQKQEQECYLWPLEVFFRFLMYVTLLVFSVPLALIGFIIWAPLQIVRRPFNYSCVKTPKVYIQEEWMGYGEGKGFSFVEANLCFLPNCLARFNNLSQTQRRAVRIASHISDSVNRPRIKVCVDSPTSVTASFQNSPLTGVKQVSCCVTGTQGPSGSVLAINNLHHIDSSEESSEVDNVHECLDACQSNKDPLDLTVMEGNNQSSTLDEMPPNQPSKQQALSFNSLNSQCEPQKKRNVEDDLPAEISPLFPADVAFVCLLEVFEKRAAAKLKQLLQPAFGHILYDVGVYGFQGCCEFKFFNSGIFLASRYPILDAKFHCFPKIRGEDGLAAKGLLCVKIQVGLTQKGHQIVGYLSCTHLHAVAEDSHIRQSQLSHMIVWINEFQNTSRNVEEKVVFDVLCGDFNFDNCSLEDQLEQQHQLLQIYKDPCCFGPGKEKPGVIELWRLKN from the exons ATGGTTCTACgtgaatctcctttccccaaTGCCTGTGTCCATGGCTTACACACTGCAGCCTGGGGCTTGATTTTCCCCTGTTTCTGGTCACTGGATCATATGGTAGCATCTTGTAAGCCAACAACTTATGAGCAGCAACAGAAACAAGAGCAAGAGTGCTATCTTTGGCCACTGGAAGTTTTCTTCAGATTTCTTATGTATGTGACTTTGTTGGTATTCTCTGTGCCATTGGCATTAATTGGATTCATCATCTGGGCACCTTTACAAATAGTGAGAAGACCTTTCAATTATTCCTGTGTGAAAACCCCAAAAGTATACATCCAGGAGGAGTGGATGGGATATGGAGAGGGCAAAGGATTTAGCTTTGTGGAGGCAAACTTGTGTTTTCTGCCTAACTGCTTGGCCCGCTTTAACAATCTTTCTCAGACTCAAAGGAGAGCAGTCCGGATTGCCAGCCATATCAGCGATTCTGTCAACCGGCCAAGAATTAAGGTTTGCGTGGATTCTCCAACAAGTGTGACTGCCAGCTTTCAGAACAGCCCCTTGACTGGTGTTAAACAAGTATCCTGCTGTGTGACTGGAACACAAGGACCCAGTGGGTCAGTTCTGGCTATAAACAACCTACACCACATTGATAGCTCAGAGGAGAGCAGTGAAGTAGATAATGTCCACGAATGTTTGGATGCATGTCAAAGCAACAAGGATCCTTTGGATCTTACAGTGATGGAAGGAAACAACCAGTCAAGTACCTTGGATGAGATGCCACCCAACCAGCCCAGCAAGCAGCAAGCTCTGTCTTTCAACTCTCTGAACAGCCAGTGTGAACCTCAGAAAAAGCGAAACGTGGAAGATGATCTACCTGCAGAAATATCTCCGCTCTTTCCTGCTGATGTAGCCTTTGTCTGTCTTCTGGAAGTGTTTGAGAAACGTGCAGCAGCCAAACTGAAGCAACTCCTTCAACCAGCTTTTGGACACATCCTTTATGATGTAGGTGTTTATGGCTTCCAAGGCTGTTGCGAGTTTAAATTCTTCAACAGCGGTATCTTCCTTGCCAGCCGCTATCCCATCCTAGATGCCAAGTTTCATTGCTTTCCTAAGATCCGAGGAGAAGATGGCCTTGCTGCTAAAGGTCTCCTGTGTGTTAAG ATCCAGGTTGGTTTAACTCAGAAAGGCCATCAGATTGTGGGATATCTCAGCTGCACTCACCTGCACGCCGTAGCAG AGGATTCTCACATTCGCCAAAGTCAACTGAGTCATATGATAGTATGGATCAATGAGTTCCAGAATACATCTAGGAACGTGGAAGAGAAGGTCGTGTTTGACGTTCTTTGTGGAGATTTCAATTTTGACAACTGTTCATTAG AAGACCAATTGGAACAGCAGCATCAGCTACTCCAAATATACAAAGACCCCTGCTGTTTTGGACCGGGTAAAGAGAAACCTGGAGTCATCG AGCTTTGGAGATTGAAGAATTGA